In Puntigrus tetrazona isolate hp1 chromosome 24, ASM1883169v1, whole genome shotgun sequence, a genomic segment contains:
- the LOC122329592 gene encoding gap junction delta-4 protein, with protein MAKQTASEIIFTTLNHNITLIGKAWLILVVFLRILVLLFAGYPLYQDEQERFVCNTIQPGCANVCYDMFAPLSLFRFWLVQLSTLCLPYFMFIIYVIHKVSSGLPADIGTSESIKADAIYKIHQESFRKASLCKTVMKAEKGRVRFFTGAYILHLLLRMLVEAGFGAAHYYLFGFHIPKRFMCQQPPCTTMVDCYISRPTEKTIMLNFMLGAAALSLLLNVCDLICAIKRSVRQKSKGKMLVEKMYSEEQYYLSGNGNQGVDTSIQSTHDVMGPGGFRKRGTRNSSGDEAASVLLDDDPPLPSTLAGIPAITGMPSSNNNDDSSSYQPTQEEGMIRDGSDVALYPNGPLGTPRSIRVSKRNRLKPPPPPRRDKLAAQGAVDVSGATALCSRRVGQYTLVEMTTGEDVPTCNGDEQEKRSEWV; from the exons ATGGCTAAACAGACTGCATCTGAAATTATCTTCACGACGTTGAACCATAACATCACCCTCATAG GGAAAGCATGGCTCATCCTGGTGGTATTCCTTAGAATCCTGGTTTTGCTGTTTGCTGGTTATCCCCTCTACCAGGATGAACAGGAAAGATTTGTGTGTAACACCATTCAGCCCGGTTGTGCCAACGTATGCTACGACATGTTTGCCCCTCTTTCCCTTTTCCGATTCTGGCTTGTGCAGCTCTCCACCCTGTGCCTTCCCTATTTCATGTTCATCATCTATGTGATCCACAAAGTGAGTTCAGGTCTACCTGCTGACATCGGAACTTCTGAGTCCATAAAAGCAGACGCCATCTACAAGATCCACCAAGAATCATTCAGGAAAGCTTCTCTTTGCAAGACCGTCATGAAGGCCGAGAAGGGACGGGTGCGGTTCTTCACAGGAGCCTACATCTTGCATCTGTTGCTTCGGATGCTTGTAGAAGCTGGATTTGGAGCTGCACATTATTACTTGTTTGGCTTTCACATCCCCAAACGCTTCATGTGTCAGCAGCCACCTTGCACAACGATGGTGGACTGCTACATCTCTAGACCCACTGAGAAAACCATCATGCTGAACTTCATGTTGGGGGCAGCTGCTTTGTCCTTGCTGCTAAATGTGTGCGACCTAATCTGTGCCATCAAGCGCTCCGTGAGGCaaaaaagcaaaggaaagatGCTAGTAGAGAAAATGTACTCCGAGGAGCAGTACTACTTGTCAGGGAACGGGAATCAAGGTGTGGACACCAGCATCCAGTCGACTCACGATGTTATGGGACCGGGAGGGTTCCGCAAGCGAGGTACCAGAAACTCGAGTGGCGATGAAGCTGCTTCTGTTCTCTTGGACGATGACCCTCCACTACCCTCTACTCTTGCAGGAATCCCTGCAATAACTGGAATGCCTAGTTCTAACAACAATGACGACAGCAGCAGCTACCAACCCACCCAAGAAGAGGGGATGATAAGAGACGGCAGCGATGTGGCACTGTACCCCAACGGACCTTTGGGGACTCCTAGATCCATCCGAGTTAGCAAACGCAATCGCCTCAAACCTCCACCACCTCCACGAAGGGACAAACTAGCTGCTCAAGGTGCAGTTGATGTCTCGGGAGCAACAGCGTTGTGTAGCAGAAGAGTAGGGCAGTATACTCTGGTTGAAATGACCACCGGTGAGGACGTACCAACTTGCAATGGAGACGAACAAGAAAAGAGGTCGGAATGGGTTTGA
- the fzd8a gene encoding frizzled-8a, with protein MECYLLGIYLFLALALLPRSSGTTAKEITCQEIAVPLCKGIGYNYTYMPNQFNHDTQDEAGLEVHQFWPLVEIQCSPDLKFFLCSMYTPICLEDYKKPLPPCRSVCERAKAGCAPLMRQYGFPWPDRMRCDLLPVQGAPDTLCMDYNRTDSTTVSPVLSKPTNYPSKAFNPHKKKSGAKASKPCEPGCQCRAPMVAVNSDRHPLYNRVKTGQIPNCAMPCHNPYFTQDERTFTAFWIGLWSVLCFISTFATVATFLIDMERFKYPERPIIFLSACYMFVSIGYIVRLIAGHEKVACNREYDVEHIHYETTGPALCTVVFLLIYFFGMASSIWWVILSLTWFLAAGMKWGNEAIAGYSQYFHLAAWLIPSMKSIAVLALSSVDGDPVAGICYVGNQNLDNLRGFVLAPLVIYLFIGTMFLLAGFVSLFRIRSVIKQGGTKTDKLEKLMIRIGIFTVLYTVPATIIVACYFYEQHNRQSWEVTHNCSCLLEQEIKRPDYAVFMLKYFMCLLVGITSGVWTWSGKTLESWRSFCTRCCWGSKGSGGSMYSDVSTGLTWRSGTASSVSCPKQMPLSQV; from the coding sequence ATGGAGTGCTACCTGTTGGGGATTTACCTGTTCCTCGCGCTCGCCCTGCTGCCCAGGTCAAGCGGCACCACGGCCAAGGAGATCACCTGTCAGGAGATAGCCGTTCCTCTGTGCAAGGGCATCGGCTACAACTACACCTACATGCCCAACCAGTTCAACCACGACACGCAGGACGAAGCCGGCTTGGAGGTGCACCAGTTCTGGCCTCTGGTGGAGATCCAGTGCTCCCCGGATCTCAAGTTCTTCCTGTGCAGCATGTACACCCCCATATGCCTGGAGGACTATAAGAAGCCCCTGCCGCCGTGTCGGAGCGTGTGCGAGCGAGCCAAGGCGGGCTGCGCCCCGCTCATGCGGCAGTACGGCTTCCCTTGGCCGGATCGCATGCGGTGCGATTTGCTGCCCGTGCAGGGCGCACCGGACACGCTGTGCATGGACTACAACCGAACCGACTCCACCACGGTGTCGCCGGTGCTGTCCAAACCCACCAACTACCCCAGCAAAGCCTTCAACCCGCACAAAAAGAAGAGCGGAGCGAAAGCGAGCAAGCCCTGCGAGCCGGGCTGCCAGTGCCGCGCGCCGATGGTGGCGGTGAACAGCGACCGACACCCGCTGTACAACCGCGTCAAGACGGGTCAGATCCCGAACTGCGCCATGCCGTGTCACAACCCCTACTTCACCCAGGACGAGCGCACTTTCACGGCCTTCTGGATCGGGCTCTGGTCGGTGCTGTGCTTCATATCCACTTTCGCCACCGTGGCTACCTTTCTGATCGACATGGAGCGCTTTAAATACCCCGAGCGCCCGATTATCTTCCTCTCGGCGTGCTACATGTTCGTGTCGATCGGCTACATCGTGCGGCTGATCGCCGGGCACGAGAAGGTGGCTTGTAACCGGGAGTACGACGTGGAGCACATCCACTACGAGACCACCGGCCCCGCGCTGTGCACCGTGGTGTTCTTGCTGATCTACTTCTTCGGGATGGCCAGCTCGATTTGGTGGGTCATCCTCTCGCTCACCTGGTTCCTCGCGGCGGGCATGAAGTGGGGCAACGAGGCCATCGCGGGTTACTCTCAGTACTTCCACCTGGCCGCCTGGCTCATCCCGTCCATGAAGTCCATCGCCGTGCTCGCGCTGAGCTCGGTGGACGGCGACCCGGTGGCCGGGATCTGCTACGTGGGCAACCAGAACCTGGACAACCTGCGGGGCTTCGTGCTCGCGCCGCTCGTGATCTACCTGTTCATCGGCACCATGTTTCTTTTGGCCGGATTCGTGTCGCTCTTCAGAATCAGGAGCGTCATTAAGCAGGGCGGCACTAAGACGGACAAGCTGGAGAAGCTGATGATCCGCATCGGGATCTTCACGGTGCTCTACACGGTTCCCGCCACCATCATCGTGGCGTGCTACTTCTACGAGCAGCACAACAGACAGAGCTGGGAGGTCACCCATAACTGCTCGTGTTTATTGGAGCAGGAGATCAAGAGGCCGGACTATGCCGTTTTTATGCTCAAATACTTCATGTGCCTTCTGGTGGGCATCACCTCTGGAGTTTGGACCTGGTCCGGGAAGACCCTGGAGTCCTGGAGGAGTTTCTGCACGCGCTGTTGCTGGGGCAGCAAGGGCTCCGGGGGGTCCATGTACAGCGACGTGAGCACGGGATTAACGTGGAGGTCCGGTACCGCCAGCTCGGTGTCCTGCCCCAAGCAGATGCCTTTGTCCCAGGTCTGA